From a single Bremerella cremea genomic region:
- a CDS encoding DUF262 domain-containing protein: MPDLEEQIDARVGEVRSEALDLSFGEIVNLHSNSELIIQPEYQRLFRWSDDQRSRLIESILLELPVPQIFVIENTNGVLELIDGLQRISSVIQFINSNLILLDPLELQGCDLIPDLNGNSFASLPLSLRLRVKRASVRTIVIKRQSKSFLRYEMFKRLNTGGAILSPQEIRNCSARMLGEDGTQFYALIQELASMDSFKTCTETLAQQEHEQKGDEELVLRFFACKNSQDLFRGSVRDWLDAFMEGVLLKTIPFDVQWESQAFKELFDFLESVLGAGAFVKYRGQSAVGGLAPAYFEAVSTGIFRSLSYAKNASPTAVRQAVIDTVQTEEFRQCTGPGANTKQKLNSRINLICDAIKAL; the protein is encoded by the coding sequence ATGCCAGACCTTGAAGAACAAATCGATGCTCGGGTCGGTGAAGTCCGAAGTGAAGCTCTTGATCTAAGTTTTGGTGAAATTGTCAATTTGCATTCAAATAGTGAATTGATAATACAACCTGAATATCAACGTCTATTCAGATGGTCCGACGATCAGCGTTCACGATTAATCGAATCGATTCTACTTGAATTACCTGTTCCCCAAATATTTGTAATCGAAAATACAAATGGCGTGCTCGAATTAATCGACGGCCTTCAGAGAATTAGTTCTGTTATTCAATTCATAAACTCTAACCTAATTTTGCTTGATCCACTAGAACTACAAGGATGCGATTTGATACCAGATCTAAATGGCAATTCATTTGCATCACTTCCATTAAGCTTGAGATTGCGAGTAAAGCGTGCATCAGTAAGAACAATCGTAATAAAACGACAAAGTAAGTCGTTCCTGCGATATGAAATGTTTAAACGACTAAATACAGGTGGCGCTATTCTATCTCCCCAAGAAATTCGTAATTGCTCTGCACGAATGCTTGGTGAAGACGGCACACAGTTCTATGCGCTCATTCAAGAGTTAGCATCAATGGATAGTTTTAAGACTTGCACTGAGACCCTCGCCCAACAGGAACATGAACAAAAAGGCGATGAAGAACTTGTGTTAAGGTTTTTTGCTTGCAAGAACTCTCAGGATCTTTTTAGAGGAAGTGTTCGTGACTGGCTTGATGCATTTATGGAAGGCGTTTTGCTGAAAACAATCCCATTTGACGTGCAATGGGAAAGTCAAGCATTTAAAGAACTCTTTGACTTCCTGGAAAGTGTGTTGGGGGCAGGGGCATTCGTGAAATACCGCGGACAATCTGCAGTTGGAGGCTTAGCCCCTGCGTATTTCGAAGCCGTTTCCACTGGTATTTTCAGATCACTGTCTTATGCAAAAAATGCCAGCCCTACAGCAGTAAGGCAAGCAGTAATAGATACTGTACAAACAGAAGAATTCCGTCAATGCACTGGCCCTGGAGCTAATACTAAGCAGAAACTTAATAGCCGTATTAATTTAATCTGTG